Within the Leptospira selangorensis genome, the region ATTCTCTCCTAACTCTTTTACGAGCCTACTAGTTTCAATCGCAGTCGAATTCGCTTCTCTTGCTATCTTAGCAGAATCTGCCGCCTTTTTCGCAACTTCTCCCACAGATACGGACATCTCTTCAATAGAACTCGAAACAACGTTTAAGTTTTGATTCATCTGAGTGGCTGCAGCGGCGATTGTCTGCGACTGCTGAGACATTTCCTCGATCCCTGAGGATAAGTTTAAACTCGCTCCTGATAACTCTTGCGCGGAAGTAAAAAGAATGTCTCCATTCTCTTTCAAACGGGAAATCAAGGCAGCCGTATTGATCAACATGTTCAGGATCGCTTTCCCCAGTTCTCCTAATTCGTCGTTGCGATTATGAGCAATATTAACTGAAAGATCTCCGGTCGCTATTTTGTTCGCTATATCGGTGGCTTCTTTTAAAGGTTTAAGAATATATAAAGTTAGATACACTCCTAAAATGATCTGAACCGCCGCAAATGTTCCGGCAATACCGAAAGAAACTTCGGGAACAAATCCCATAAGCTCGGATATCGTTAAACTTCCTAATCCCAATACGCTTAGAAAGATAAATGAGAATAACTTTGCTTTAATGGATATTTTTCTCTTCTTAGTAGGTTCCAATTGTCGTTTCCCGGCAAGTATGTCGGAATATAATTTGGAGGCCGCTTCTATCTGTTGGCGTGTCGGAGTTCTCCTGACAGACATAAAGCCGACTATATTTCCATTCTCTACTTTTGGCGCAACGTTTGCATCCACCCAATAATGATCTCCGTTTTTTGATCTATTCTTGACGATCCCTCTCCAAGGTTTACCGCTCTGAATAGTATCCCAAAAATCCTTAAATATACTTTTAGGTATATCAGGGTGTCTCACCACATTATGAGGTTTGCCGATCAATTCTTCATCGCTCAGGCCCGCTATCTCTAAAAATTCCTTATTAGCGTAGATGACTCGTCCTTTCAAATCGGTCATTGAAACAAGGGTTGTCCCTTCTTTTACCGTACGTTCATGATCCGTGATCGTAACGGACATTTGTTTCTTC harbors:
- a CDS encoding methyl-accepting chemotaxis protein, producing the protein MLGFVFHSKEKESEKKQMSVTITDHERTVKEGTTLVSMTDLKGRVIYANKEFLEIAGLSDEELIGKPHNVVRHPDIPKSIFKDFWDTIQSGKPWRGIVKNRSKNGDHYWVDANVAPKVENGNIVGFMSVRRTPTRQQIEAASKLYSDILAGKRQLEPTKKRKISIKAKLFSFIFLSVLGLGSLTISELMGFVPEVSFGIAGTFAAVQIILGVYLTLYILKPLKEATDIANKIATGDLSVNIAHNRNDELGELGKAILNMLINTAALISRLKENGDILFTSAQELSGASLNLSSGIEEMSQQSQTIAAAATQMNQNLNVVSSSIEEMSVSVGEVAKKAADSAKIAREANSTAIETSRLVKELGENADEIGNVIESISNIAAQTKLLALNAAIEAAGAGEAGKGFAVVASEVKELARQSAESSEEIKSKISAIQKSTERVIESIGKITSVIAEVNEISGSIASAVEEQSITTKEIAANVSQTSLTSNDVTKNINGISTASLDGAKDSSSVSKLSQSLQDLAAGLTMLVNQFKISNTSK